A window from Exiguobacterium marinum DSM 16307 encodes these proteins:
- a CDS encoding YlaN family protein has product MATNLAAIQREQALQLLEADAEKIRCLIEVQLENLKMPKCPLYEEVLDTHMFGLSRQIDFAVRLGLISDIEGKGLLDSLEQKLSALAEASEL; this is encoded by the coding sequence GTGGCGACAAATTTGGCTGCAATCCAACGGGAGCAAGCGCTTCAATTACTCGAGGCGGATGCTGAAAAAATCCGTTGTCTGATTGAAGTACAGTTAGAAAACCTTAAAATGCCGAAGTGCCCGCTTTATGAAGAGGTGCTTGATACACATATGTTTGGACTATCGCGCCAAATTGATTTTGCGGTTCGTCTTGGACTCATTTCAGACATTGAAGGTAAAGGACTGCTCGATTCATTGGAACAAAAGTTGTCTGCCTTGGCAGAAGCTTCAGAATTATGA
- a CDS encoding pyruvate carboxylase, which translates to MGGFHLKAIKKLLVANRGEIAIRVFRAATELSIRTVAVYSQEDSGSLHRFKADEAYLVGLDKKPIDAYLDIEDVIRIAKESGSDAIHPGYGFLSENIELARRCREEGIIFVGPHESHLHAFGDKVRARQSAIAAGLPVIPGSDGPLTSYADAEAFANEHGFPLMVKASMGGGGRGMRVIRTEAEMKDLIERAKSEAKQAFGSDEVYIEKLVERPKHIEVQILGDEHGHIVHLFERDCSVQRRHQKVVEVAPCVTLSEASRQAICDAAVQLMRHVGYVNAGTVEFLVTEDESFYFIEVNPRVQVEHTITEMVTGFDIVQTQLMIAQGESLHGDMIQMPRQEDIKLLGYAIQSRVTSEDPGNNFMPDTGKIMAYRSPGGFGVRLDGGNAYVGAEISPYYDSLLVKLSTHGMTFEQAASKMVRNLNEFRIRGIKTNIPFLINVMKHANFISGDYNTSFIDETPELFVFPKRKDRGTKLLNYIGDVTVNGFPGVGLKDKPISRSVRIPHNLPSEAKPGTKQILTELGPDGLADWIKHQPELLLTDTTMRDAHQSLLATRMRTQDILNIAEPTSKLMPELFSVEAWGGATFDVAYRFLSEDPWVRLMKLREKMPNVLIQMLLRGANAVGYKNYADNVIEKFVHEAAYAGVDIFRIFDSLNNLESIQLAIDATLPTGKVAEAAICYTGDLYDGNRPKYHLPYYVDLAKKLEASGAHILAIKDMAGLLKPESAYALVSALKDAVDLPIHLHTHDASGNGIFTYARATDAGVDIVDVAASSLSGMTSQPSGGSLVYALNHHERQPKIDPKHYEVISDYWQDVRHNYEPFESDMRAPHPSVYEHEMPGGQYSNLQQQAKAVGLGDRWGEVKAMYARVNMLFGDIVKVTPSSKVVGDMALFMVQHNLTEEDVMTRGHQLDFPDSVVEMMRGELGTPPGGFPKEVQQVILKGEEPLNVRPGKLIKPYDFKSAGQELFEKFERPVTDFELLAHALYPKVYEDYIKHTTTYGDVSVLDTLTFFYGLNVGETIHVEIETGKTLIIKLVQVSAPNEDGIRLVSYEMNGVPREIEIKDVNVKSATTSRPKVDRGNPKQVGASMPGSVLKVLVEPGSRIHRGEQLLVTEAMKMETTIQAAQDGEIKAIHIKEGDTIQSDDLLIEFV; encoded by the coding sequence ATGGGGGGATTTCATTTGAAAGCAATCAAAAAGTTACTTGTTGCAAACCGTGGGGAAATTGCCATTCGGGTATTCCGAGCGGCAACGGAGTTAAGCATTCGGACCGTGGCCGTCTATTCGCAAGAAGATAGCGGCTCGTTACACCGTTTTAAAGCCGATGAGGCCTATTTAGTGGGACTGGATAAAAAGCCGATCGATGCGTATCTCGATATCGAAGACGTTATTCGCATCGCTAAAGAATCGGGCAGTGATGCGATTCACCCAGGATATGGATTCCTTTCTGAAAATATCGAGTTGGCACGACGTTGCCGCGAAGAGGGGATTATCTTCGTCGGACCTCACGAGTCGCACCTACATGCCTTCGGGGACAAAGTACGTGCACGCCAAAGTGCAATAGCCGCTGGACTCCCTGTCATTCCGGGATCAGACGGTCCACTCACATCTTACGCAGATGCGGAGGCGTTTGCCAACGAGCACGGTTTCCCGCTTATGGTCAAAGCATCTATGGGTGGCGGGGGACGCGGTATGCGTGTCATTCGTACGGAAGCCGAAATGAAAGATTTAATTGAACGTGCGAAATCAGAAGCGAAACAAGCGTTTGGTTCTGATGAAGTGTACATAGAAAAATTAGTTGAACGTCCGAAACATATCGAGGTCCAAATCCTCGGGGATGAGCATGGTCACATCGTTCACTTGTTCGAACGTGACTGCTCGGTTCAGCGTCGCCACCAAAAAGTCGTCGAAGTGGCTCCGTGTGTGACGTTGTCTGAAGCATCTCGACAAGCGATTTGTGATGCAGCGGTTCAACTTATGCGGCACGTTGGATATGTCAACGCCGGTACGGTCGAATTTTTGGTGACTGAAGACGAATCGTTCTACTTCATCGAAGTCAATCCGCGTGTCCAAGTCGAACATACCATTACCGAGATGGTGACAGGCTTTGATATCGTTCAAACACAACTGATGATCGCTCAAGGCGAGTCGCTTCACGGCGATATGATTCAAATGCCACGACAAGAGGACATTAAACTTCTCGGATACGCGATTCAGTCACGTGTTACGTCAGAAGACCCAGGCAACAACTTCATGCCGGACACTGGAAAAATTATGGCGTATCGTTCACCGGGCGGCTTTGGTGTCCGTTTGGATGGTGGGAACGCATATGTCGGTGCAGAAATTTCTCCATACTATGACTCGCTTCTCGTTAAATTGTCGACACATGGGATGACATTTGAACAAGCTGCCTCAAAAATGGTTCGAAACTTGAATGAATTCCGGATCCGTGGAATCAAAACGAACATTCCATTCTTGATTAACGTGATGAAACATGCGAATTTTATCAGTGGCGACTACAACACGTCGTTCATCGATGAGACGCCAGAGCTTTTCGTTTTCCCGAAACGGAAAGACCGTGGAACGAAACTGTTGAACTATATCGGAGACGTCACGGTGAACGGATTCCCTGGTGTCGGATTGAAGGATAAGCCGATTAGCCGTTCAGTGCGAATCCCGCATAACCTCCCGTCAGAAGCGAAGCCAGGAACGAAACAAATCCTGACTGAACTCGGACCTGATGGGCTCGCCGACTGGATCAAGCATCAACCTGAACTGTTATTGACAGATACGACGATGCGTGATGCGCATCAGTCATTACTCGCGACACGTATGCGGACGCAGGACATCCTCAATATCGCGGAGCCAACGAGCAAACTGATGCCGGAATTGTTCTCGGTCGAGGCGTGGGGAGGGGCGACATTTGATGTCGCTTATCGCTTCTTGTCTGAAGATCCATGGGTTCGACTCATGAAGCTTCGTGAGAAGATGCCGAACGTCTTGATTCAAATGTTGCTCCGCGGTGCGAATGCGGTCGGATATAAAAACTATGCAGACAATGTCATTGAGAAGTTTGTACATGAAGCGGCTTATGCAGGTGTTGATATATTCCGAATCTTTGACAGTCTCAACAACTTAGAGTCGATTCAACTTGCGATTGATGCGACATTACCGACAGGGAAAGTGGCAGAGGCGGCCATCTGTTATACGGGCGATTTATATGACGGTAACCGCCCGAAATATCACTTACCTTACTACGTCGATCTTGCGAAGAAGCTTGAGGCGAGTGGTGCCCATATCTTGGCAATCAAAGATATGGCTGGTCTCTTGAAGCCAGAATCTGCATATGCACTCGTATCGGCATTGAAAGATGCTGTCGATCTACCGATTCATCTGCATACACACGATGCATCCGGAAACGGGATTTTCACATATGCACGGGCGACAGATGCCGGGGTTGACATCGTAGACGTTGCTGCGAGCTCGTTGTCAGGGATGACGTCACAGCCTTCAGGTGGAAGCTTAGTGTATGCGCTCAACCATCATGAACGTCAACCAAAGATTGATCCAAAACACTATGAAGTCATCAGTGACTACTGGCAAGACGTTCGTCACAACTATGAACCGTTTGAAAGTGATATGCGCGCTCCACATCCGTCTGTATACGAACATGAGATGCCAGGGGGGCAATATTCAAACCTTCAACAACAGGCGAAAGCAGTCGGACTCGGAGACCGTTGGGGAGAAGTCAAAGCGATGTACGCACGGGTCAATATGTTGTTCGGTGATATCGTCAAGGTGACACCGTCATCAAAAGTCGTCGGTGACATGGCGCTCTTCATGGTCCAGCACAACTTGACGGAAGAAGATGTGATGACGCGTGGTCATCAGTTAGACTTCCCAGACTCGGTCGTCGAAATGATGCGAGGTGAGTTAGGGACGCCTCCTGGTGGATTCCCGAAAGAAGTGCAACAAGTCATCTTGAAAGGGGAAGAACCACTAAACGTTCGTCCGGGTAAACTGATCAAGCCGTACGACTTTAAATCTGCAGGTCAAGAACTGTTCGAGAAATTCGAACGACCGGTCACGGACTTTGAGCTTCTCGCCCATGCGCTCTATCCGAAAGTGTATGAAGACTATATCAAACATACAACGACATATGGTGACGTATCGGTGCTCGACACGTTAACGTTCTTCTATGGACTAAACGTTGGCGAGACGATCCATGTTGAAATCGAGACTGGGAAAACGTTGATTATTAAGCTCGTGCAAGTCAGTGCACCAAACGAAGATGGCATTCGTCTCGTCTCTTATGAGATGAACGGGGTACCACGTGAGATTGAAATCAAAGACGTAAACGTCAAGTCGGCGACGACGAGCCGTCCGAAAGTGGACCGGGGGAATCCGAAACAAGTTGGTGCATCGATGCCAGGTTCTGTCTTGAAAGTACTGGTTGAACCAGGCAGTCGTATTCATCGTGGGGAGCAGCTGCTCGTCACGGAAGCGATGAAGATGGAGACGACCATTCAAGCAGCACAAGATGGTGAGATTAAAGCCATCCACATAAAAGAAGGCGACACAATACAAAGTGACGATTTGTTGATTGAATTTGTATAA
- the typA gene encoding translational GTPase TypA, with translation MNVRTNLRNVAIIAHVDHGKTTLVDELLKQSGTFRTNEAVAERAMDSNDIERERGITILAKNTAIDYKDTRINIVDTPGHADFGGEVERIMRMVDGVILVVDAREGCMPQTRFVLKKALDQGLRPIVVVNKIDKPMVRPLDVVDEVVDLLIDLGADEDQLEFPVVYTSAVSGSSSFDPDPEKQEDTITHVLDTILENTPAPIDNSDEPLQFQVTMLDYDNYLGRIGVGRVFRGKINVGEQVSLCKTDGSIKQLRVTKLFGYFGLKRVEIEEAKAGDLIAVAGMEDINVGETVTPVGKEDALPLLRIDEPTLQMRFMTNNSPFAGREGDFVTARKIEERLLKQLETDVSLRVEATDSPDQWVVSGRGELHLGILIENMRREGYELQVSKPQVIIREDEDGTKVEPFERVLIDVPEEYTGPVMESIGLRKGELANMNTNDNGQTRMEFIVPSRGLIGYRNEFLSATRGYGILNHTFEEYRPFIQADIGGRRSGVMVCIEPGKSTAYSIGALEDRGTIFIEPGTDVYEGMIIGECNRDVDLAINAVKGKQLTNMRASAKDSTQVLKRPRVFSLEESLTFLNDDEYCEITPESIRLRKKVLNKNEREKADKRRKLGKE, from the coding sequence ATGAACGTAAGAACAAACCTTCGTAACGTAGCCATCATCGCTCACGTTGACCATGGTAAAACAACGTTAGTTGATGAATTATTGAAACAGTCTGGTACATTCCGGACGAACGAGGCAGTCGCAGAACGTGCGATGGACTCAAACGATATCGAGCGTGAGCGCGGAATCACAATTCTCGCGAAAAACACAGCAATCGATTATAAAGACACACGAATTAACATCGTCGATACTCCAGGCCACGCAGACTTTGGTGGCGAAGTTGAACGAATCATGCGTATGGTAGACGGCGTAATCCTTGTCGTCGACGCGCGTGAAGGTTGTATGCCACAAACTCGTTTCGTCTTGAAAAAAGCGCTCGACCAAGGACTTCGTCCAATTGTTGTCGTCAACAAAATTGATAAGCCTATGGTTCGTCCGCTTGATGTTGTCGACGAAGTCGTTGATCTCTTGATTGACCTTGGTGCAGATGAAGATCAACTTGAATTCCCTGTCGTCTACACATCGGCTGTCAGCGGTTCAAGTTCGTTCGATCCTGATCCAGAAAAACAAGAAGATACCATTACTCACGTGCTCGACACGATTCTTGAAAACACACCGGCTCCAATCGATAACTCGGATGAGCCGCTCCAATTCCAAGTCACAATGCTCGACTACGACAACTACCTCGGTCGAATCGGTGTAGGCCGCGTCTTCCGCGGGAAAATTAACGTCGGAGAACAAGTTTCACTTTGTAAGACGGATGGGTCAATCAAGCAACTTCGCGTCACAAAATTGTTTGGTTACTTCGGACTCAAACGCGTTGAAATCGAAGAGGCGAAAGCTGGAGATTTGATTGCAGTTGCCGGTATGGAAGACATCAACGTCGGAGAGACGGTCACACCGGTTGGGAAAGAGGATGCACTTCCGCTTCTTCGTATCGATGAACCGACACTTCAAATGCGTTTCATGACGAACAACTCACCGTTCGCAGGACGTGAAGGGGACTTTGTCACAGCGCGTAAAATCGAAGAGCGTCTCTTGAAGCAACTCGAGACAGACGTTTCACTTCGTGTCGAAGCGACTGACTCACCGGACCAATGGGTTGTATCTGGACGTGGAGAGCTTCACCTCGGAATTTTGATTGAAAACATGCGCCGTGAAGGATACGAACTCCAAGTATCTAAGCCGCAAGTCATCATTCGTGAAGACGAAGACGGTACGAAAGTTGAGCCATTCGAGCGCGTTCTCATCGATGTTCCAGAAGAGTATACAGGACCTGTCATGGAATCAATCGGTCTCCGTAAAGGGGAACTCGCGAACATGAACACGAACGACAATGGACAAACACGTATGGAATTCATCGTTCCTTCACGTGGTCTCATCGGCTATCGTAACGAGTTCTTGTCTGCGACACGCGGATATGGGATTTTGAACCACACGTTCGAAGAGTATCGTCCGTTCATTCAGGCTGACATCGGCGGTCGTCGCAGCGGTGTCATGGTTTGTATCGAGCCTGGTAAGTCTACAGCCTACTCAATCGGTGCCCTTGAAGACCGTGGAACGATCTTCATCGAGCCAGGTACGGATGTATATGAAGGGATGATTATCGGTGAATGTAACCGTGACGTCGACCTTGCCATCAACGCTGTTAAAGGGAAGCAGTTGACAAACATGCGTGCCTCGGCAAAAGACTCTACACAAGTCTTGAAACGTCCGCGCGTATTCTCGCTCGAAGAGTCGCTCACATTCTTGAACGATGACGAATATTGTGAAATCACGCCAGAGTCAATTCGTCTCCGTAAGAAAGTGTTGAACAAAAACGAACGCGAGAAAGCTGACAAGCGTCGTAAACTTGGTAAAGAATAA
- a CDS encoding FtsW/RodA/SpoVE family cell cycle protein — MKTRFRYFDFALFLSVLLLVGISSIMIYSASVWNRGDYANSSLFYRQLIYVGIGIFVYLFATLFRYEMFRKKGLRLTLYTVSVILLFVTWAMPPLNGARAWLIIGGFTIQPVEIAKFVLIILLANYYHELWNNELKGLPGRLARAAIVKKGWRAQIGAFFLVPVLFYFSLYAIAINGQPDMGGLFVLGSIMLLMWFGVGAPLRVLIPGILAGIGVVFLLFTTIFSENQRSRIEVVFNPFMDPEGYGHQLLMSIISIVHGGLTGVGLGNSFQKYGYLPEPETDYIMSIIAEELGFFGVLTVLVLLFFIAFRAIHIANHADNHFAMFVSFGIASQIIVQTAINIGAMSGWFPGTGVTLPLVSYGGTSLIMMMGVLGVLSSISMRNRHQEATRREEIRVKSEENVQRSPLHVIR, encoded by the coding sequence ATGAAAACACGGTTTCGGTATTTTGATTTTGCGTTGTTTTTGTCAGTGCTCTTGCTCGTAGGGATCAGCTCCATCATGATTTATAGCGCGAGCGTATGGAATCGTGGGGATTACGCAAATAGTAGCTTATTTTATCGCCAACTCATCTACGTTGGGATCGGGATTTTTGTCTACTTGTTTGCGACGTTATTCCGTTATGAGATGTTTCGTAAAAAAGGTCTTCGCCTCACTCTCTATACGGTGTCGGTCATTCTGCTGTTTGTCACATGGGCGATGCCGCCGTTAAATGGGGCGCGGGCTTGGCTCATCATCGGAGGGTTCACGATTCAACCGGTCGAGATCGCAAAATTCGTTCTCATCATTTTACTTGCGAATTACTACCATGAATTATGGAATAACGAGTTGAAAGGGTTACCGGGTCGACTAGCCCGAGCCGCCATTGTGAAAAAAGGGTGGCGCGCACAAATCGGTGCCTTCTTTTTAGTACCGGTCCTCTTTTACTTCTCGCTCTATGCCATCGCGATCAACGGTCAACCGGATATGGGTGGATTGTTTGTTCTCGGTTCCATCATGCTACTTATGTGGTTCGGTGTCGGGGCACCACTTCGGGTTTTGATTCCTGGTATTTTAGCGGGGATTGGAGTTGTCTTCTTATTGTTTACGACCATCTTCTCGGAGAATCAACGAAGCCGGATTGAAGTCGTGTTCAACCCATTTATGGACCCGGAAGGATATGGTCACCAATTGCTCATGTCGATCATTTCGATTGTGCATGGAGGATTGACCGGTGTCGGGCTCGGGAACAGTTTTCAAAAGTATGGGTATTTGCCAGAACCTGAGACTGACTACATCATGTCGATCATTGCTGAGGAGTTAGGGTTCTTCGGTGTGTTGACGGTTTTGGTATTACTCTTCTTTATCGCGTTTCGCGCGATTCATATCGCCAATCATGCGGATAATCATTTTGCGATGTTCGTCTCGTTTGGTATTGCATCACAAATCATTGTTCAAACGGCCATCAACATCGGTGCGATGTCCGGTTGGTTCCCAGGGACAGGGGTGACCTTACCGCTTGTCAGTTATGGTGGGACATCGCTCATTATGATGATGGGGGTTCTCGGTGTGCTCAGTAGTATCTCGATGCGAAATCGTCATCAAGAAGCGACAAGACGAGAAGAAATTCGAGTGAAGTCAGAAGAAAATGTACAACGTTCACCGCTTCACGTGATCAGGTAA
- a CDS encoding PhoH family protein, whose product MKKTYVLDTNVLLHDPLSLFQFEEHDVVIPAIVLEELDGKKRNMDEVGRNARETSRVLDQLRATGKLHDGVPLENGGRLFVEIGHEHQVDIPFDVMTNDNRILVVALKLMKQYEDDENRKVVIVSKDILVRVKADAIGIDAEDYLTDHIVDTTDLYAGYREIEVDQSLVDEFYKVRQLPTSAFTQQVLYPNSFVVLKSNVSKASVLAVVDALQPIIRPLALDADHIWGIHPRNVQQRMALDLLLRDDIPFVTLLGKAGTGKTLLALAAGLSLVEDEQRYNKLVVARPVVPMGNDIGYLPGEMEEKLRPWMQPIYDNLEFLFNANSKDELGNILAGMKSIQLEALTYIRGRSMPDQFIIIDEAQNLTKHEIKTILTRVGENSKIVLVGDPYQIDHPYLDEYSNGLTYAVERFKGQNVFGHVRLVKGERSSLARLAADLL is encoded by the coding sequence ATGAAAAAAACGTATGTCTTAGATACGAACGTACTTCTACATGATCCGCTATCCTTATTTCAATTCGAAGAACATGATGTGGTCATTCCGGCCATCGTCTTAGAAGAGCTTGATGGTAAAAAACGAAACATGGATGAAGTTGGACGGAATGCTCGTGAAACGTCGCGTGTCTTGGACCAACTTCGGGCAACAGGTAAACTTCATGATGGCGTGCCACTTGAAAACGGGGGCCGTCTCTTTGTCGAGATTGGTCACGAGCATCAGGTCGATATTCCTTTTGACGTGATGACGAACGATAATCGGATTTTAGTCGTCGCGTTGAAACTAATGAAACAATATGAGGATGATGAAAATCGAAAAGTCGTCATCGTCTCAAAAGATATATTAGTCCGAGTGAAAGCAGATGCGATTGGAATCGATGCAGAAGATTATTTGACAGACCATATCGTGGATACAACTGACTTGTACGCTGGATACCGCGAAATTGAGGTCGACCAGTCACTCGTCGATGAATTTTATAAGGTTCGTCAACTACCAACATCCGCCTTTACCCAACAAGTCCTTTATCCGAACTCGTTTGTCGTCTTGAAAAGTAATGTCTCAAAGGCGAGTGTACTTGCGGTAGTCGATGCTCTTCAACCAATCATAAGACCATTGGCGCTCGACGCTGACCACATTTGGGGAATTCACCCGCGAAACGTCCAACAACGAATGGCACTCGACCTGTTGCTTCGAGATGATATTCCTTTCGTCACTTTACTTGGGAAAGCTGGTACCGGTAAGACGCTCCTTGCTCTAGCAGCAGGGCTCTCGCTTGTTGAAGATGAACAGCGTTACAATAAGCTGGTCGTCGCTCGCCCGGTCGTGCCGATGGGGAATGATATCGGCTACTTGCCAGGGGAAATGGAAGAAAAGCTTCGCCCATGGATGCAACCGATTTATGATAACCTGGAATTTTTATTTAATGCGAATTCAAAAGACGAGCTCGGGAATATATTAGCCGGTATGAAATCGATTCAGCTCGAAGCGCTCACCTATATTCGAGGTAGAAGCATGCCTGACCAGTTCATCATCATCGATGAGGCGCAGAACTTAACGAAGCACGAAATCAAAACAATTCTCACCCGAGTCGGGGAGAACTCAAAAATTGTACTCGTCGGTGACCCATACCAAATCGACCATCCGTACTTGGATGAATATTCGAACGGATTGACGTATGCGGTGGAACGGTTCAAAGGACAAAATGTCTTCGGGCATGTCCGGCTGGTGAAAGGGGAGCGTTCGTCGCTCGCAAGATTGGCTGCAGATTTACTATGA
- a CDS encoding multidrug efflux MFS transporter, with protein sequence MVVWIGSFLTAASMSLVLPFLPLFIEQLGVKDPDHVVTWSAVAFGATFLVAAIVSPMWGRLADRKGRKLMLIRASLGMAVVMFLISFVQDVYQLVGLRLLMGAVSGFISAGITLVASQTPKEKSGWALGTLSTGGITGGLLGPLIGGLLADWIGLRSVFLFTGSALFLTFLITLWFVKEDFVPVKRDELASMKSIFASLRHPQLIVGLFVTTFLIQFSTQSIGPLLTLYVRELNPHTTSLAFMAGIVASAPGLAALFSAQRLGRLSDRYGAERILFWALLLYSVFLIPQAFVTSTTQLILLRFGIGFATAALMPSVQSLLRQHTPVSATGRIFSYNQSAQFMGNLLGPLFGSQIVAYFGFSALFIITGLIMISNAFLERTNVQSLQLDTK encoded by the coding sequence ATGGTAGTTTGGATCGGTAGCTTCTTGACTGCCGCTTCGATGAGTCTTGTTCTACCATTTCTTCCACTATTCATTGAACAGCTCGGTGTGAAGGACCCAGATCATGTCGTCACCTGGTCTGCTGTTGCGTTTGGTGCGACATTCCTCGTTGCCGCAATCGTCTCCCCAATGTGGGGCCGATTAGCTGACCGAAAAGGGAGAAAACTGATGCTGATCCGGGCCAGTCTCGGTATGGCCGTCGTCATGTTTCTCATCAGCTTCGTCCAAGATGTCTATCAACTTGTCGGGTTGCGCTTACTCATGGGTGCCGTCTCTGGATTTATCTCGGCCGGTATCACCTTGGTCGCTTCCCAAACCCCTAAAGAGAAAAGTGGCTGGGCGCTTGGTACCCTGTCAACCGGTGGCATCACCGGAGGTCTTTTAGGCCCGCTTATCGGCGGGTTGCTCGCAGACTGGATTGGGCTTCGATCCGTTTTTCTCTTTACCGGAAGTGCACTCTTCCTGACATTTCTCATCACGCTCTGGTTCGTCAAAGAAGATTTCGTTCCCGTGAAGCGTGATGAGCTCGCTTCGATGAAGTCCATTTTCGCTTCACTGCGACATCCTCAGTTGATTGTCGGACTGTTTGTGACAACGTTCCTTATTCAGTTCTCGACACAATCCATCGGACCGCTCTTGACATTATATGTACGTGAATTGAACCCGCATACGACCTCGCTCGCTTTCATGGCAGGTATCGTCGCATCCGCCCCAGGACTCGCCGCTCTCTTTTCAGCTCAGCGCCTCGGACGCTTATCGGACAGATACGGGGCAGAACGTATCTTGTTTTGGGCACTGCTTCTCTATAGCGTTTTCTTAATTCCGCAAGCATTCGTCACATCGACGACCCAACTCATTTTACTGCGCTTTGGAATTGGATTCGCGACAGCCGCCTTGATGCCATCGGTTCAGTCACTCTTACGCCAACACACTCCCGTATCGGCGACGGGTCGAATCTTTTCGTATAACCAGTCCGCTCAATTTATGGGGAATTTACTCGGGCCGCTATTCGGTTCTCAAATCGTAGCCTATTTCGGTTTTTCGGCCTTGTTCATCATCACGGGACTAATCATGATCTCGAACGCTTTCTTAGAACGGACGAACGTCCAGTCGCTACAACTCGATACAAAATAA
- a CDS encoding YlaH-like family protein: MKASQTIDITQIDVPWIASMLGVGSDQNDFSVGFNALVVVVILLTILVFKLGFAKQLAWWKSLIVYILLSLGAGTMALVFFTWPIPEVLTVMAIVLAIYRGRLWWNRRQDAVEG; encoded by the coding sequence TTGAAAGCTTCTCAAACAATTGATATCACACAGATTGACGTTCCGTGGATCGCCTCGATGTTAGGTGTCGGTAGCGACCAGAACGACTTTTCCGTCGGTTTTAATGCACTTGTCGTTGTTGTCATTTTACTGACGATTCTCGTTTTTAAACTTGGTTTTGCGAAACAGTTGGCGTGGTGGAAGTCACTCATTGTCTATATTCTTCTGTCACTTGGAGCAGGGACGATGGCACTCGTCTTTTTCACTTGGCCAATTCCGGAAGTCCTTACCGTTATGGCGATTGTGTTGGCCATCTATCGGGGACGCCTCTGGTGGAACCGTCGTCAAGATGCAGTTGAAGGATAA
- a CDS encoding YlaI family protein — translation MRVKCSLCDKIETIDSWSFEAKRLRNKPAKTYMCQECQARISERTTERAASGQFKLYPTFRQKRNW, via the coding sequence ATGCGTGTAAAATGTTCTCTTTGCGATAAAATCGAAACGATCGATTCATGGTCATTTGAAGCAAAACGATTGCGCAATAAACCGGCTAAAACGTATATGTGTCAAGAGTGTCAGGCGCGAATCAGCGAACGAACCACCGAACGCGCTGCATCTGGACAATTTAAGTTATATCCTACATTTCGTCAAAAACGAAATTGGTAA
- a CDS encoding DUF5325 family protein, which yields MQLMFLLIALAVVAGFVGVGIGVAEGSTAIILGSLVLSGVATFFGIQLRRRILSDRQSS from the coding sequence ATGCAGCTTATGTTTTTATTGATTGCTTTAGCCGTCGTCGCTGGATTTGTCGGTGTCGGCATCGGAGTTGCCGAAGGGAGCACCGCTATCATCTTAGGTAGTCTCGTGTTAAGTGGTGTCGCAACGTTCTTTGGCATCCAGTTACGCCGTCGCATTCTTTCAGACCGTCAATCTTCATGA
- a CDS encoding PNPOx family protein yields MASKATFELTSAQERLLNDMPLTFLVGFDEAKRWPISHAISWVQALDAVTIRLALTKNSHIVTILTTEKTAGLIFIEDGQSYHVLLSSIQEFEPSIKPSLHLRFFEGHVEEVRNISFYGASYAQPEITKTYDIRAAEKLDREVGESLHS; encoded by the coding sequence ATGGCGAGTAAGGCAACGTTTGAATTGACATCCGCGCAAGAACGTCTGTTAAATGACATGCCGTTAACATTTCTCGTCGGTTTTGATGAGGCGAAGCGTTGGCCAATAAGCCATGCCATCAGTTGGGTGCAAGCACTCGATGCTGTCACGATTCGACTTGCTTTGACCAAAAACTCACACATCGTCACCATCTTGACGACTGAAAAGACGGCAGGTCTCATCTTTATCGAAGATGGTCAATCTTATCACGTCTTGCTTTCATCCATCCAAGAATTTGAGCCATCGATCAAACCGAGCCTTCATCTTCGTTTTTTCGAAGGGCATGTTGAAGAAGTGAGGAACATCTCGTTTTATGGTGCATCCTACGCTCAGCCTGAAATCACAAAAACGTATGATATCCGTGCGGCGGAGAAGCTAGACCGTGAAGTGGGAGAAAGCCTTCATTCTTGA